One Mangifera indica cultivar Alphonso chromosome 4, CATAS_Mindica_2.1, whole genome shotgun sequence genomic region harbors:
- the LOC123214182 gene encoding uncharacterized protein LOC123214182 isoform X1 — translation MTTSTYNLALILKTPLNDAEFVLLKQTPPPKFNEEEYDSYVDSDLWDLPFTKLNPVGEENSESSIAIQGLESSSEKVNLSKFDVESALIQVLGKVGFGMRDGREWRLWKCVEEAEFGPGLPVHTVYIIGTLADGNVYLQEGCKWMSSQSCLDFLLEVKPSSDRVGPLVVVGLLNDLLQSKEWRVPPNLQYQEYPPGVILVPMKSRTKGPFHTTNLIVFAPESVSDDLGDSRFVAYGEALIVDPGCRHEYHEELLKVISSLPRKLIVFVTHHHRDHVDGLSVIQKCNPDATLLAHEKTMRRIKKDDWSLGYTSVSGGEDICVGGQRLTVVFSPGHTDGHVALLHASTHSLIVGDHCVGQGSAVLDITSGGNMTEYFHSTYKFLDLSPHALIPMHGRVNLWPKHMLCGYLKNRRSREASILKAIESGAETLFDIVSEVYAEVDQSFWVPAGSNVRLHVDHLAQQNKLPKEFSVQKFQKTCRLRFIVRWGLAYLGSRIRLKHQKLSMSKLLIAGAVAGFAVFNSLKNKLISK, via the exons ATGACTACTTCCACTTACAATCTTGCTTTGATTCTCAAAACCCCGTTAAACGACGCCGAATTTGTTCTCCTGAAGCAAACCCCACCTCCGAAATTCAATGAAGAAGAGTACGATTCGTACGTGGATTCTGATCTTTGGGACTTGCCGTTTACGAAATTGAACCCTGTAGGAGAAGAAAACTCTGAATCCTCAATTGCCATTCAAGGTTTAGAGTCGAGTTCAGAGAAAGTCAATTTGAGTAAATTTGATGTTGAATCAGCACTTATCCAG GTGCTTGGGAAAGTGGGGTTTGGGATGAGAGATGGGAGAGAATGGAGACTGTGGAAGTGTGTGGAGGAAGCTGAGTTTGGACCGGGATTACCGGTTCATACTGTATACATTATTGGCACATTGGCAGATGGAAACGTATATTTGCAAG AAGGATGTAAATGGATGTCATCTCAAAGTTGTCTGGATTTTCTGTTGGAGGTGAAACCAAGTAGTGATCGGGTGGGACCTCTGGTTGTTGTTGGTCTTTTGAATGACTTGTTACAATCTAAAGAGTGGAGAGTCCCCCCAAACCTGCAATACCAG GAGTACCCTCCTGGTGTTATCCTTGTACCCATGAAAAGCAGGACAAAAGGTCCTTTTCACACAACAAACTTGATTGTATTTGCACCTGAAAGTGTTTCGGATGACCTTGGGGACTCTAGATTTGTTGCTTATGGAGAGGCATTGATAGTTGATCCTGGATGTCGTCATGAATACCATGAGGAG CTCTTGAAAGTCATTTCTTCTTTGCCCAGAAAGTTAATTGTCTTTGTTACCCATCATCACCGAGATCATGTTGATG GTCTCTCTGTTATCCAAAAATGCAATCCTGATGCTACTTTATTAGCCCATGAAAAGACCATGCGCCGCataaaaaaag ATGACTGGTCTCTTGGCTACACATCAGTTTCTGGAGGCGAAGACATTTGTGTTGGTGGTCAGAGATTGACTGTTGTTTTTTCTCCG GGGCATACTGATGGTCATGTGGCACTGCTTCATGCCAGTACTCACTCATTGATTGTTGGTGATCATTGTGTGGG TCAGGGAAGTGCAGTATTGGACATCACTTCTGGTGGAAACATGACC GAATACTTCCACTCAACTTACAAATTTTTGGATCTTTCTCCACATGCTTTAATCCCCATGCATGGAAGAGTCAACTTGTGGCCAAAGCACATGCTCTGTGGATATCTCAA GAACCGAAGAAGTAGAGAAGCATCCATCCTGAAAGCCATAGAAAGTGGAGCAGAAACATTATTTGACATAGTATCAGAGGTATATGCTGAGGTTGATCAAAGTTTCTGGGTTCCTGCTGGTTCAAATGTTAGGCTTCATGTGGATCATCTTGCCCAGCAAAACAAGTTACCAAAG GAATTTTCGGTTCAGAAGTTTCAAAAGACATGTCGACTCCGATTCATTGTCAGGTGGGGGCTAGCATACCTTGGTAGCCGGATTCGGTTAAAGCACCAGAAGCTAAGCATGTCCAAATTACTAATTGCTGGGGCTGTGGCTGGATTTGCTGTTTTTAACTCTCTGAAAAACAAGCTCATTTCCAAGTAA
- the LOC123214182 gene encoding uncharacterized protein LOC123214182 isoform X2: MTTSTYNLALILKTPLNDAEFVLLKQTPPPKFNEEEYDSYVDSDLWDLPFTKLNPVGEENSESSIAIQGLESSSEKVNLSKFDVESALIQVLGKVGFGMRDGREWRLWKCVEEAEFGPGLPVHTVYIIGTLADGNVYLQEGCKWMSSQSCLDFLLEVKPSSDRVGPLVVVGLLNDLLQSKEWRVPPNLQYQEYPPGVILVPMKSRTKGPFHTTNLIVFAPESVSDDLGDSRFVAYGEALIVDPGCRHEYHEELLKVISSLPRKLIVFVTHHHRDHVDGLSVIQKCNPDATLLAHEKTMRRIKKDDWSLGYTSVSGGEDICVGGQRLTVVFSPGHTDGHVALLHASTHSLIVGDHCVGQGSAVLDITSGGNMTEYFHSTYKFLDLSPHALIPMHGRVNLWPKHMLCGYLKNRRSREASILKAIESGAETLFDIVSEVYAEVDQSFWVPAGSNVRLHVDHLAQQNKLPKGFSLEFFNGSLVEFVDKCGKYEPNEETGTR, from the exons ATGACTACTTCCACTTACAATCTTGCTTTGATTCTCAAAACCCCGTTAAACGACGCCGAATTTGTTCTCCTGAAGCAAACCCCACCTCCGAAATTCAATGAAGAAGAGTACGATTCGTACGTGGATTCTGATCTTTGGGACTTGCCGTTTACGAAATTGAACCCTGTAGGAGAAGAAAACTCTGAATCCTCAATTGCCATTCAAGGTTTAGAGTCGAGTTCAGAGAAAGTCAATTTGAGTAAATTTGATGTTGAATCAGCACTTATCCAG GTGCTTGGGAAAGTGGGGTTTGGGATGAGAGATGGGAGAGAATGGAGACTGTGGAAGTGTGTGGAGGAAGCTGAGTTTGGACCGGGATTACCGGTTCATACTGTATACATTATTGGCACATTGGCAGATGGAAACGTATATTTGCAAG AAGGATGTAAATGGATGTCATCTCAAAGTTGTCTGGATTTTCTGTTGGAGGTGAAACCAAGTAGTGATCGGGTGGGACCTCTGGTTGTTGTTGGTCTTTTGAATGACTTGTTACAATCTAAAGAGTGGAGAGTCCCCCCAAACCTGCAATACCAG GAGTACCCTCCTGGTGTTATCCTTGTACCCATGAAAAGCAGGACAAAAGGTCCTTTTCACACAACAAACTTGATTGTATTTGCACCTGAAAGTGTTTCGGATGACCTTGGGGACTCTAGATTTGTTGCTTATGGAGAGGCATTGATAGTTGATCCTGGATGTCGTCATGAATACCATGAGGAG CTCTTGAAAGTCATTTCTTCTTTGCCCAGAAAGTTAATTGTCTTTGTTACCCATCATCACCGAGATCATGTTGATG GTCTCTCTGTTATCCAAAAATGCAATCCTGATGCTACTTTATTAGCCCATGAAAAGACCATGCGCCGCataaaaaaag ATGACTGGTCTCTTGGCTACACATCAGTTTCTGGAGGCGAAGACATTTGTGTTGGTGGTCAGAGATTGACTGTTGTTTTTTCTCCG GGGCATACTGATGGTCATGTGGCACTGCTTCATGCCAGTACTCACTCATTGATTGTTGGTGATCATTGTGTGGG TCAGGGAAGTGCAGTATTGGACATCACTTCTGGTGGAAACATGACC GAATACTTCCACTCAACTTACAAATTTTTGGATCTTTCTCCACATGCTTTAATCCCCATGCATGGAAGAGTCAACTTGTGGCCAAAGCACATGCTCTGTGGATATCTCAA GAACCGAAGAAGTAGAGAAGCATCCATCCTGAAAGCCATAGAAAGTGGAGCAGAAACATTATTTGACATAGTATCAGAGGTATATGCTGAGGTTGATCAAAGTTTCTGGGTTCCTGCTGGTTCAAATGTTAGGCTTCATGTGGATCATCTTGCCCAGCAAAACAAGTTACCAAAG GGATTCTCTTTAGAATTTTTCAATGGCAGTTTGGTTGAATTCGTGGACAAGTGCGGGAAGTATGAACCAAATGAAGAAACTGGCACTCGGTAG
- the LOC123213593 gene encoding glycosyltransferase BC10-like, translating into MYTNEHVRKFLLPEEIYYFPQFLPCSASVSSSSSSSSSSSLFSNSGVSLSLTEWMAPRELWHSMSDDELMWRASKVPHVVEYPYNGVPKVAFLFLSKGGLPLAPLWEKFFKGYQGLYSVYLHTSPEFNQEAPPSSVFYKRRIPSKPAEWGRSTMIDAERRLLANALLDFSNERFVLLSEACIPLFNFTTIYNYLVNSTQSFQGSFDDPSKVGRGRYNKLMHPTVLLSDWRKGSQWFEIHRKVAVKIVSDSTYYPVFRDHCKPPCYSDEHYFVTLVTKICPELNSNRSVTWVDWSRGGSHPATFVKNEVSETFLNQIRHGFNCTYNGFLTTVCFLFARKFHPNTLQPLLRISPVLLGFDP; encoded by the exons ATGTACACAAATGAACACGTTAGAAAGTTCTTACTCCCAGAGGAAATCTATTATTTCCCTCAGTTTCTTCCATGCAGCGCTTCtgtttcttcatcatcatcatcttcttcttcttcttcccttttcTCAAATTCTGGTGTAAGCTTGAGTTTGACAGAGTGGATGGCTCCCAGGGAGCTATGGCATTCAATGAGTGATGATGAGCTGATGTGGCGTGCCTCCAAGGTGCCACATGTTGTGGAGTATCCGTACAATGGGGTTCCAAAGGTGGCTTTCTTATTCTTGAGCAAAGGAGGATTGCCATTGGCACCTCTTTGGGAGAAGTTCTTTAAGGGATATCAGGGCCTATACTCAGTCTACCTACATACATCGCCAGAATTCAATCAAGAAGCACCACCATCCTCTGTGTTTTACAAGCGCAGAATACCTAGCAAG CCTGCAGAATGGGGAAGATCAACCATGATTGATGCAGAGAGACGCCTTTTGGCCAATGCTTTACTAGACTTCTCCAATGAAAGATTTGTTCTGTTATCCGAAGCCTGCATTCCTCTATTCAACTTCACTACAATCTACAACTACCTCGTCAACTCTACCCAAAGTTTCCAAGGCTCATTTGATGACCCCAGCAAAGTTGGCCGAGGACGGTACAACAAGCTAATGCATCCAACGGTTTTGCTTTCTGACTGGCGCAAGGGCTCGCAATGGTTTGAAATTCATCGGAAAGTTGCCGTCAAAATAGTTTCCGATAGCACATACTATCCTGTTTTCAGAGACCATTGCAAGCCCCCATGTTACTCGGATGAGCACTATTTTGTAACACTAGTGACAAAAATTTGTCCGGAGTTGAACTCAAACAGGAGCGTTACTTGGGTTGATTGGTCCAGAGGGGGCTCGCACCCTGCAACATTTGTGAAAAATGAAGTTTCAGAAACGTTTCTGAATCAGATCAGGCATGGATTTAACTGTACTTACAATGGTTTCTTGACAACTGTGTGCTTCCTTTTTGCCAGAAAGTTTCATCCGAATACTCTCCAACCATTGCTCAGGATTTCTCCTGTTTTACTTGGATTTGATCCTTAA